One genomic segment of Caldimonas brevitalea includes these proteins:
- a CDS encoding WecB/TagA/CpsF family glycosyltransferase: MRAIQIGSLRLEVGNADESVELVRQRLSGRPSRTACFGFLNPHVYNVSASDPHVAAFLERCEAVCLDGVGAALAASVLNRTRLPRVVMHQVFDACLDAGCLRGRVVLLGLTPDEYRPAADHLARAAPLAEFVACHHGFLGDEDYAAIFREHRDADLILVGMGTPRSERVLSLAADICDHALCWHVGGGSLRHWAGTKRRAPAVVSRLGLEWLHRMAYEPETRSRYTTGAASFLRHLTIDSLHARRGGHPR; the protein is encoded by the coding sequence TTGCGCGCCATACAGATCGGGTCGCTGCGACTTGAGGTCGGCAACGCCGACGAGTCGGTCGAGCTGGTGCGGCAGCGGCTGTCGGGTCGGCCGAGCCGCACCGCCTGCTTCGGCTTTCTGAATCCGCATGTCTACAACGTCAGCGCGTCCGACCCCCACGTCGCGGCTTTTCTTGAACGCTGCGAGGCGGTGTGCCTCGATGGTGTCGGGGCGGCGTTGGCGGCCAGCGTCCTGAACCGCACCCGATTGCCGCGGGTGGTGATGCACCAGGTGTTCGATGCCTGTCTCGACGCCGGCTGTCTGCGCGGGCGTGTCGTGCTGCTCGGGCTGACGCCGGACGAATACCGCCCCGCGGCCGACCACCTTGCGCGCGCTGCGCCGCTGGCCGAGTTCGTCGCGTGCCATCACGGCTTCCTCGGCGACGAAGACTACGCGGCGATCTTCCGGGAACATCGAGACGCAGACCTGATCCTCGTCGGCATGGGCACGCCGCGCTCGGAGCGCGTGCTGTCGCTGGCCGCCGACATCTGCGACCACGCCTTGTGCTGGCATGTCGGCGGCGGCAGCCTGCGGCATTGGGCGGGGACCAAGCGGCGTGCGCCGGCGGTGGTGTCGCGGCTGGGCCTGGAGTGGTTGCACCGCATGGCCTACGAGCCCGAAACGCGCTCTCGCTACACCACCGGCGCCGCGTCGTTCCTGCGCCATCTCACGATCGATTCATTGCACGCGCGCCGAGGCGGTCACCCCCGATAG
- a CDS encoding glycosyltransferase family 4 protein, whose translation MKRVLIVQNHYLNFGGDDSVVANESAMLRSRGHEVSLWTLRNDDLNRWGPRLETALHLAYNPAVRDRLAQHIAEFQPDVMHCHNLFPRITWSAYDAAAQAGVPVIQTLHDFRSVCCANGFQFRDGKDCDLCVKGSTYWAAWHRCYRDSWLGSLLVARALDVHRRAGTLQRRVHRFIALSESARRQYVEAGVPADRTVVKPNFIMDPGSPPAGAREGALFVGRLTAEKGVRVLARAWEEVDAPLQVLGTGPLEADLRAASNPRITLRGHQPWPEVAAAMRRASLLVMPSIALEGFPMVIAEAFACGLPVIAGRFGTMAETIEDGVTGLLCTPGDAADLAAKVAWALAHPQRLAEMGAEARRVYEARYSDAANHRQLIEIYEQAAASRGAEVAA comes from the coding sequence ATGAAGCGCGTGCTCATCGTCCAGAACCACTACCTCAACTTCGGAGGCGACGACAGCGTGGTGGCCAACGAGTCGGCGATGCTGCGCTCGCGAGGGCACGAGGTGTCGCTGTGGACGTTGCGCAACGACGACCTGAACCGCTGGGGGCCGCGGCTCGAGACTGCTCTGCACCTCGCCTACAACCCGGCGGTGCGGGACCGGCTGGCGCAGCACATCGCAGAGTTCCAGCCCGATGTGATGCACTGCCACAACCTGTTTCCGCGCATCACCTGGTCGGCCTACGACGCGGCAGCACAAGCGGGTGTGCCGGTGATCCAGACGCTGCACGACTTCCGTTCGGTGTGCTGTGCGAACGGTTTCCAGTTCCGCGACGGCAAGGACTGCGACCTCTGCGTCAAAGGCTCGACCTACTGGGCCGCCTGGCACCGTTGCTACCGTGATTCGTGGCTGGGCTCGCTGCTCGTCGCGCGCGCGCTGGACGTGCACCGGCGCGCCGGCACCTTGCAGCGGCGGGTGCATCGCTTCATCGCGCTGTCCGAGTCGGCACGGCGTCAGTATGTCGAGGCCGGCGTGCCGGCCGACCGGACCGTCGTGAAGCCGAACTTCATCATGGACCCGGGGTCGCCTCCTGCCGGTGCGCGCGAGGGCGCCTTGTTTGTCGGGCGCCTCACCGCGGAGAAAGGCGTGAGGGTGCTCGCCCGAGCCTGGGAGGAGGTGGATGCGCCGCTGCAAGTGCTCGGCACGGGGCCGCTGGAGGCGGACTTGCGAGCCGCCTCGAATCCGCGCATCACGCTGCGCGGCCACCAGCCATGGCCCGAGGTGGCGGCCGCGATGCGGCGCGCCAGCCTCCTGGTCATGCCGTCCATCGCGCTCGAAGGCTTTCCGATGGTGATCGCCGAGGCCTTCGCCTGCGGCTTGCCGGTGATCGCCGGACGCTTCGGAACGATGGCCGAGACGATCGAGGACGGCGTCACCGGCCTGCTGTGCACCCCTGGGGACGCCGCCGACCTGGCGGCCAAGGTCGCGTGGGCCCTCGCGCATCCGCAGCGTTTGGCCGAGATGGGTGCCGAGGCGCGCCGGGTCTACGAGGCCCGCTACAGCGACGCGGCCAACCACCGGCAGCTGATCGAGATCTACGAGCAGGCTGCGGCGTCGCGCGGTGCCGAGGTCGCAGCTTAG
- a CDS encoding NAD-dependent epimerase/dehydratase family protein produces the protein MSDDNMNILVTGGLGFLGQHLVRQLLREVPGCRLTVVDNLSSSRIDYAWMRGKAEIIVDDFATLPTRRAFDRIYHLASPVGSLGILSNSGYVAKQITDLAVRAGELAATNGARLLYVSSSEVYGKGGVQDEQDELTVPVQTGTRMEYSLGKLSAEHLLGNLSVRYGFPLTVVRPFNALGEYQSSRIGFVVPTFFEQALAGKPLPLFHGGTQIRCFCHAEDTVRGLIAVQERGVPGHTYNVGHPGNAISIRDLAVKIRDLCGSDSALESVDPAQRFGPSYLEASAKSPSIEKVQADTGWQPTIDLDSALKRVHRYYSETGAPALARHTDRVAAT, from the coding sequence GTGAGCGACGACAACATGAACATCCTCGTCACGGGTGGGCTGGGCTTCCTGGGGCAACACCTCGTGCGGCAGCTGCTGCGTGAGGTGCCCGGCTGCCGGCTGACGGTGGTCGACAACCTCAGCTCTTCGCGCATCGACTATGCCTGGATGCGCGGCAAGGCCGAGATCATCGTCGACGACTTCGCGACCCTGCCCACCCGGCGCGCGTTCGACCGCATCTACCATCTCGCCAGCCCGGTGGGGTCGCTGGGCATCCTGTCGAACAGCGGCTATGTGGCCAAGCAGATCACCGACCTGGCGGTGCGGGCCGGTGAACTGGCGGCGACCAACGGTGCACGGCTGCTGTACGTCTCGTCGTCGGAGGTCTACGGCAAGGGCGGCGTGCAGGACGAACAAGACGAGCTGACAGTGCCGGTGCAGACCGGCACACGCATGGAATATTCGCTGGGCAAGCTGTCGGCCGAACATCTGCTGGGCAACCTGTCGGTGCGTTACGGCTTCCCGCTCACCGTCGTGCGGCCGTTCAATGCGCTCGGCGAATACCAGAGTTCCCGCATCGGCTTCGTCGTCCCGACGTTTTTCGAACAGGCCCTGGCCGGCAAGCCGCTGCCGCTGTTCCACGGGGGCACTCAGATCCGCTGCTTCTGCCATGCCGAGGACACGGTGCGCGGCCTGATCGCCGTGCAGGAGCGTGGTGTGCCCGGGCACACCTACAACGTCGGTCACCCGGGCAACGCCATCAGCATCCGCGACCTCGCCGTCAAGATCCGCGACCTGTGCGGCTCCGACTCGGCGCTCGAAAGCGTCGACCCGGCGCAACGCTTCGGCCCCAGCTACCTGGAAGCCTCGGCCAAGTCGCCCTCGATCGAGAAGGTCCAGGCCGACACCGGCTGGCAGCCGACCATCGACCTCGACTCGGCTTTGAAGCGGGTCCATCGCTACTACTCAGAAACGGGAGCACCTGCCCTTGCGCGCCATACAGATCGGGTCGCTGCGACTTGA
- a CDS encoding NAD-dependent epimerase/dehydratase family protein, protein MTVLVTGGNGFLGRPLVRALLQGGHRVRVLTRRVEAGVHPRGVEQLCGDITDPASLPPALADVETVYHAAAVVPARGGGARLWDTNVDGTRHVAEACVQAGVRRLVLVSSVGVYRAPLPARVPESAPSGGTDLYGRSKTEAEAVARAVCRGRVELVVARPCQIYGPMDASGYTRRLLRLVGGTLVPVAGWSGRGFSLVHVDDVVDALCLAGLAQDLGGAVFNIASDAPVTLPQLAEVHATVLARKRLSVRLPIPASALRGALTLRWMAGNVRHGGLAEIKSYAPGHTHGSLLLGGPLYDTTAARQLLGFRACRTPEQVWPELLEAEAAEREAG, encoded by the coding sequence ATGACGGTGCTGGTCACGGGCGGCAACGGCTTTCTCGGCCGGCCGCTGGTGCGCGCGCTGCTGCAAGGCGGGCACCGCGTGCGGGTGCTGACGCGCCGGGTGGAGGCGGGCGTCCATCCGCGCGGCGTCGAGCAACTGTGTGGTGACATCACCGACCCGGCATCGCTGCCGCCGGCCCTCGCAGACGTCGAGACGGTCTATCACGCGGCGGCCGTCGTGCCGGCGCGCGGCGGCGGCGCCCGGTTGTGGGACACCAACGTCGACGGCACCCGCCATGTGGCCGAGGCCTGTGTGCAGGCAGGTGTGCGGCGCTTGGTGCTGGTCAGCTCGGTCGGTGTCTACCGCGCGCCCCTGCCGGCCCGGGTGCCCGAGTCCGCCCCCAGCGGCGGTACCGACCTGTACGGCCGCAGCAAGACCGAAGCCGAAGCCGTGGCGCGTGCGGTCTGCCGGGGTCGGGTCGAACTGGTGGTGGCGCGGCCTTGCCAGATCTATGGGCCGATGGATGCGAGCGGCTACACCCGGCGGCTGCTGCGGCTGGTCGGTGGCACCTTGGTGCCGGTGGCCGGCTGGAGCGGCCGCGGCTTCAGCCTGGTGCATGTCGACGACGTGGTCGACGCGCTGTGCCTCGCGGGCCTTGCGCAAGACCTGGGCGGCGCGGTCTTCAACATCGCGTCGGACGCCCCTGTCACGCTGCCGCAACTCGCCGAGGTGCATGCGACGGTGCTGGCCCGCAAACGCTTGTCGGTGCGGTTGCCGATCCCGGCGTCCGCGCTGCGTGGGGCGCTGACACTGCGCTGGATGGCCGGCAACGTGCGTCACGGCGGCCTTGCCGAGATCAAGTCGTATGCGCCCGGGCACACCCATGGTTCCTTGCTGCTCGGTGGGCCGTTGTACGACACCACGGCAGCCCGGCAATTGCTCGGGTTTCGGGCGTGCAGAACGCCTGAGCAAGTGTGGCCTGAGTTGCTCGAAGCTGAGGCTGCGGAGCGGGAGGCCGGGTGA
- a CDS encoding B12-binding domain-containing radical SAM protein: protein MRILIVNPAFTRDLGHGLERYMLGAGMRFPWSLLKRHDERPRYAMFPLFMAYAAALLEKENFDVRVIDAVPLNVREDELIERVRESQPDVLLFEPNAAIVDDTLRLLVKLRAVTPAKIVLAGTHATATVRDLLAHHEVVDFVVLGEYEQAFLQLMKCLREGQPVSGLKGIAWRDERGGLTIGDRAPLIEPLDDLPFPARHLFPAYFDTDMSVYRDGFCQHSPSYHMHTSRGCPFQCNFCDRIQVLFASNKQRYFSAARVVDEMEAVKRAGAKEIYFDDDNFTTNKAHVLALCDEIVRRKVGIPWSAMCDAIALTPEVLKKMAQAGCIGIKFGLDSADAQVLHAIKKPLKLVNLEKVVATARDLGLKTHMSVVLGLSGETKETLQRTFDYSCKIDIDSVQFSLATPLPGTTLYSMLQSQGGLTAKSWSEFDGANTTVIRYDNISREYLEAFMAASHTDWLRAKFKDPRWVLRQFRFLARTAASQGLPGLWQRFLRAVQLLRGDAKEVRVAGELKTMRF, encoded by the coding sequence ATGCGGATCCTCATCGTCAATCCTGCTTTCACACGCGACCTCGGCCACGGCCTCGAGCGCTACATGCTGGGGGCCGGCATGCGCTTTCCCTGGTCATTGCTCAAACGCCACGACGAGCGACCGCGCTATGCGATGTTCCCGTTGTTCATGGCCTATGCGGCGGCCCTGCTCGAGAAAGAGAACTTCGATGTGCGGGTGATCGACGCCGTGCCGCTCAACGTGCGCGAGGACGAGCTGATCGAGCGGGTGCGCGAGAGCCAGCCGGACGTGCTGCTGTTCGAGCCCAACGCCGCGATCGTCGACGACACTCTGCGCCTGCTCGTCAAGCTGCGCGCGGTCACGCCCGCCAAGATCGTGCTGGCCGGCACCCACGCCACCGCCACCGTGCGCGACCTGCTGGCCCACCACGAGGTGGTCGACTTCGTCGTGCTGGGCGAATACGAACAGGCGTTCCTGCAATTGATGAAGTGTCTGCGCGAGGGCCAGCCGGTGAGCGGCCTCAAAGGTATCGCCTGGCGCGACGAGCGCGGCGGGCTGACGATCGGCGACCGTGCGCCGCTGATCGAACCGCTGGACGACCTGCCGTTCCCGGCCCGCCATCTGTTTCCGGCGTATTTCGACACCGACATGAGCGTGTACCGGGACGGCTTCTGCCAGCACAGCCCCTCGTACCACATGCACACCAGCCGCGGTTGCCCGTTCCAGTGCAACTTCTGCGACCGCATCCAGGTGCTGTTCGCCAGCAACAAGCAGCGCTATTTCTCGGCCGCCCGGGTCGTCGACGAGATGGAGGCGGTGAAGCGCGCCGGCGCGAAGGAAATCTATTTCGACGACGACAACTTCACCACCAACAAGGCGCATGTGCTGGCGCTGTGCGACGAGATCGTGCGGCGCAAGGTCGGCATCCCCTGGTCGGCGATGTGCGACGCGATCGCACTGACGCCCGAAGTGCTGAAGAAGATGGCGCAGGCCGGCTGCATCGGCATCAAGTTCGGCCTCGACAGTGCCGATGCGCAGGTGCTGCACGCGATCAAGAAGCCCTTGAAGCTGGTCAACCTGGAGAAGGTGGTTGCGACGGCGCGCGATCTGGGGCTCAAGACGCACATGAGTGTCGTGCTGGGCCTGTCCGGCGAAACCAAGGAAACACTGCAGCGCACCTTCGACTACTCCTGCAAGATCGACATCGACTCGGTGCAGTTCAGTCTCGCGACCCCGCTGCCTGGCACCACGCTCTACAGCATGCTGCAGTCGCAAGGCGGGCTGACGGCGAAAAGCTGGAGCGAGTTCGACGGGGCCAACACCACCGTGATCCGCTACGACAACATCTCGCGCGAATACCTCGAAGCCTTCATGGCCGCCTCGCACACCGACTGGCTGCGCGCCAAGTTCAAAGACCCGCGCTGGGTGCTGCGGCAGTTCCGCTTCCTGGCCAGAACGGCTGCCAGCCAGGGTCTGCCCGGTCTCTGGCAGCGCTTCCTGCGCGCCGTGCAATTGCTGCGCGGCGACGCCAAGGAAGTCCGCGTCGCAGGCGAACTCAAGACGATGAGGTTCTGA
- a CDS encoding PIG-L deacetylase family protein has protein sequence MNIHHHSVLIFSPHADDEVLGCFAFLSPRAHVVYFGVEDRPEVSRAQRLEEVSRSAAKSGFQWEALNHTVNAYRAHELITPMERLIERHRPHTVLLPQPSYNQDHRAVHDAAITALRPHDKNWFVRQVLVFEQPDSTLWPHGGEREPNYFRPISIEDKLHSYSLYASQVRGHRSPDLVAALARWRGAQSGQAHAEGYTVKRMVVDQ, from the coding sequence ATGAACATCCACCATCACTCGGTTCTCATCTTCTCGCCGCATGCGGACGATGAAGTGTTGGGGTGTTTCGCCTTCCTGTCGCCTCGCGCCCATGTCGTGTACTTCGGTGTCGAAGATCGTCCCGAGGTGTCGCGCGCGCAGCGCCTGGAAGAAGTGAGCCGCAGCGCCGCAAAGTCGGGCTTTCAGTGGGAGGCCCTGAACCACACCGTCAATGCGTATCGTGCGCACGAGCTGATCACGCCGATGGAGCGCCTCATCGAGCGCCACCGGCCGCACACCGTGCTGCTGCCTCAGCCCTCCTACAACCAGGACCATCGCGCCGTCCACGACGCCGCCATCACGGCCTTGCGCCCGCACGACAAGAACTGGTTCGTGCGCCAGGTGCTGGTGTTCGAGCAGCCCGACTCGACCTTGTGGCCGCACGGCGGAGAGCGGGAGCCGAATTACTTTCGTCCGATTTCGATCGAAGACAAGTTGCACAGCTACTCGCTGTACGCCTCCCAGGTTCGCGGCCACCGCTCGCCGGATCTAGTGGCCGCGCTCGCGCGTTGGCGGGGCGCCCAGTCGGGGCAGGCGCATGCAGAGGGATACACAGTCAAAAGAATGGTGGTGGATCAGTGA
- a CDS encoding B12-binding domain-containing radical SAM protein, whose protein sequence is MKVLLCHPNQKVSLEGMKGRPMVGPPLGLLLVAGHLRASGLPCEVEVYDARVNAVFTTNEKGETIFGDTDLESVERIKRARPDIVGISNMFTVQIDRAYTLAKLVKEALPDTIVVIGGPHVTVFPQEALALPAIDYVVLGEGEHRFTELVRAFIEGRTPAVEGVVGKTQVISLPTHKKPTIKYIPDIDQLPLPAYDLVDLHAYFDLARRGYSPRYREWGKRAMTVITSRGCPHTCTFCSIHATMGYKYRFHSLEYMKRHIDLLVTQYGVDFIHFEDDNLTHMPERYDEIIGYMSTLRPKIGWDTPNGVRGDSWTRERIKKAKESGCQFLTVAIESAVPRVLNEIVHKRLELARVEEMIRWCHEFNLRLHAFYIIGFPGETLEEMQTTIDFALDRYRRYGVTPFLQTLIPLPGTPIHRIILKFGFFKDKIETKHNQVTTDDFTPEQVRKIYREYLWKRLAIFALRTLTSRHDFFYNLRLVAKYPKAVVHAARNAISASW, encoded by the coding sequence ATGAAGGTGCTCTTGTGTCATCCGAACCAGAAAGTCAGCCTCGAGGGCATGAAGGGCCGGCCGATGGTCGGGCCACCGCTCGGGCTGTTGCTGGTGGCCGGCCACTTGCGCGCCAGTGGCCTGCCGTGCGAGGTCGAGGTCTATGACGCCCGGGTCAACGCGGTGTTCACCACCAACGAGAAGGGCGAGACCATCTTCGGCGACACCGACCTGGAGTCGGTCGAGCGCATCAAGCGCGCCCGGCCCGACATCGTCGGCATCTCGAACATGTTCACGGTCCAGATCGACCGGGCCTACACGCTCGCCAAGCTGGTCAAGGAGGCCTTGCCGGACACCATCGTGGTGATCGGCGGCCCGCACGTCACGGTGTTCCCGCAGGAAGCCCTGGCGCTGCCGGCGATCGACTACGTTGTCCTCGGCGAGGGCGAGCACCGCTTCACCGAGCTGGTGCGGGCGTTCATCGAGGGGCGCACGCCGGCGGTCGAAGGGGTGGTCGGCAAGACCCAGGTGATCAGCCTGCCGACCCACAAGAAGCCGACCATCAAATACATCCCCGACATCGACCAGCTGCCCTTGCCGGCTTACGACCTGGTCGACCTGCACGCCTACTTCGATCTCGCCCGGCGCGGCTATTCGCCGCGCTACCGCGAGTGGGGCAAGCGCGCGATGACGGTGATCACCAGCCGCGGCTGCCCGCACACCTGCACCTTCTGCTCCATCCACGCGACGATGGGCTACAAGTACCGCTTCCACTCGCTGGAGTACATGAAGCGGCACATCGACCTGCTGGTGACGCAATACGGTGTCGACTTCATCCACTTCGAAGACGACAACCTGACCCATATGCCGGAGCGCTACGACGAGATCATCGGCTACATGTCGACACTGCGCCCCAAGATCGGCTGGGACACGCCGAACGGCGTGCGCGGCGACAGCTGGACGCGCGAGCGCATCAAGAAGGCCAAGGAATCAGGCTGCCAGTTCCTGACCGTGGCGATCGAATCCGCGGTGCCGCGGGTGTTGAACGAGATCGTCCACAAGCGGTTGGAACTGGCCCGCGTCGAGGAGATGATCCGCTGGTGCCACGAGTTCAACCTGCGGTTGCATGCCTTCTACATCATCGGCTTCCCCGGCGAGACGCTGGAGGAGATGCAGACGACGATCGACTTCGCGCTCGACCGCTATCGCCGTTATGGCGTCACGCCGTTCCTGCAGACCTTGATCCCGCTGCCCGGCACGCCGATCCACCGCATCATCCTCAAGTTCGGCTTCTTCAAGGACAAGATCGAGACCAAGCACAACCAGGTGACCACCGACGACTTCACGCCCGAGCAGGTGCGCAAGATCTACCGTGAATACCTGTGGAAGCGGTTGGCCATCTTCGCGCTGCGCACGCTGACGTCGCGCCACGATTTCTTCTACAACCTGCGGCTGGTGGCGAAATATCCGAAGGCTGTCGTGCACGCCGCGCGCAACGCCATCAGCGCCAGCTGGTGA